The following coding sequences lie in one Clupea harengus chromosome 23, Ch_v2.0.2, whole genome shotgun sequence genomic window:
- the LOC105888809 gene encoding cytochrome b-245 chaperone 1 homolog: MSYMVVQTHTPDLLHLKRSPGIRSWSLLVGISSVGLAAAYYSTDSLWWKSFYVTGCLFVALQNMEEWEEAVFNKARNTIELQTFSLYALVLTVTRRGHDQVVLNMQHLHDLTVKEEKVRYLGKGYVLILHLETGFSYPLTQNAILAGQSDVEAVAALLRRFLGLEEGSCVSQGHEQDTEMEEHSDLNDSSNSED; this comes from the exons ATGTCTTATATggttgtacaaacacacacgccggACCTGCTACATTTGAAGAGGTCGCCTGGGATTCGCTCGTGGTCATTACTTGTTG GCATTTCGTCTGTTGGACTCGCTGCTGCATACTACAGTACAG ATAGCCTGTGGTGGAAGTCATTTTATGTGACAGGCTGTTTATTTGTGGCCCTTCAAAACATGGAGGAGTGGGAG GAAGCTGTGTTTAATAAGGCCCGTAACACGATCGAGCTTCAGACTTTCAGTCTATATGCTCTGGTGCTCACTGTGACGCGTAGGGGCCACGACCAAG TGGTATTGAACATGCAGCACCTGCATGATCTCACTGTAAAGGAGGAGAAGGTCCGCTACTTGGGTAAAGGATATGTCCTCATATTGCACCTGGAGACCGGCTTCTCTTACCCACTCACTCAGAATGCCATACTGGCAGGACAAAG TGATGTGGAAGCAGTTGCAGCACTTCTAAGACGTTTCCTGGGCCTGGAGGAGGGATCATGTGTTTCACAGGGACATGAGCAGGATACGGAAATGGAAGAACACAGTGATCTGAATGACAGTAGTAATTCAGAGGATTAA